One stretch of Rosistilla oblonga DNA includes these proteins:
- a CDS encoding alkaline phosphatase D family protein: MLSLTTPNRLSFPFIVLLASAVAVSAQPPNPKAVPKAGMGIMVGELTSASANVQVRLTSTDTLVDRDLPGLAGTVAFQLFKEGSAQVVGKQILKASQQRDFIARASFRSLDPATRYRCETELTSSAGITQPGPVARFKTLPATEAPAEVRFVVVTGMNYAKFHGDQRIDLKQHKVQNNTNLPAPYEGVDKHLGYPALASILKLQPDFFVGTGDNVYYDTPNKPRAKSVEELRQKWHEQFVQPRFRDLFAAVPTYWMIDDHDYRRDDCDNSGNYSPSPVLGRRLMLEQLPVAQADDADAKTYRTFRIGKDLQIWMTENRMYRSDNKIEDGPDKTIWGAEQKAWLMKTLEASDATFKLLISPTPMVGPDDKRKTDNHANIGGFRTERDQFFAWLKTKQLDQGNFFVVCGDRHWQYHAIDPSGFEEFSCGALVDANSRLGRKAGDPASTDPEGLIKQPYLQDPRSGGFLEIHLTPAADDSQPATLHFRWRDEQGVLLHETSKSAQ, encoded by the coding sequence TTGCTATCGCTTACCACCCCGAACCGCCTGTCGTTTCCGTTCATCGTCCTGTTAGCTTCCGCAGTCGCGGTCTCGGCTCAACCGCCGAATCCGAAAGCGGTCCCCAAGGCCGGGATGGGAATCATGGTCGGCGAATTGACCAGCGCGTCGGCGAACGTCCAAGTGCGACTGACCTCGACCGACACCCTTGTCGATCGCGATTTGCCAGGATTGGCAGGCACGGTTGCCTTTCAATTGTTTAAGGAGGGGAGTGCCCAGGTTGTTGGCAAACAAATTTTAAAGGCCAGCCAGCAGCGAGACTTTATTGCCCGAGCGAGCTTCCGATCGCTCGATCCCGCGACTCGCTACCGCTGCGAAACCGAACTCACATCGAGCGCCGGGATCACGCAACCCGGACCGGTCGCTCGTTTCAAGACCCTGCCGGCGACCGAAGCTCCCGCGGAGGTGCGTTTTGTCGTCGTCACGGGGATGAATTACGCCAAGTTCCATGGCGATCAACGGATCGATTTGAAACAGCACAAGGTGCAGAACAACACCAACCTGCCGGCACCTTATGAAGGAGTCGACAAGCATCTGGGATACCCCGCGCTGGCATCGATCCTAAAACTGCAGCCCGACTTTTTTGTCGGCACCGGCGACAACGTCTATTACGACACGCCCAATAAACCGCGGGCGAAGAGCGTTGAAGAGCTTCGCCAGAAATGGCACGAGCAGTTTGTCCAACCGCGGTTCCGCGATCTGTTTGCCGCGGTGCCGACCTATTGGATGATCGACGATCACGATTATCGCCGCGACGATTGCGATAACTCCGGCAACTACAGCCCCTCGCCCGTCCTCGGCCGCCGCTTGATGTTGGAGCAATTGCCGGTCGCTCAAGCCGACGATGCCGATGCAAAAACGTACCGCACGTTTCGGATCGGCAAGGACCTGCAGATCTGGATGACCGAAAACCGGATGTATCGCAGCGATAACAAAATCGAGGATGGCCCCGACAAAACGATCTGGGGTGCCGAGCAGAAAGCGTGGTTGATGAAGACTCTCGAAGCGAGCGACGCGACGTTTAAGTTGCTGATCTCGCCGACGCCGATGGTTGGCCCCGATGACAAACGCAAGACCGACAACCACGCCAACATCGGCGGGTTCCGGACCGAACGGGACCAATTTTTTGCCTGGCTGAAAACGAAGCAGCTCGACCAAGGCAACTTCTTTGTCGTCTGCGGCGACCGCCATTGGCAATACCACGCGATCGATCCCTCGGGATTCGAAGAGTTTTCCTGTGGTGCATTGGTCGACGCCAATTCCAGGCTCGGTCGGAAAGCAGGCGATCCAGCTTCCACCGATCCCGAAGGTTTGATCAAACAACCCTACCTGCAAGATCCGCGTTCGGGCGGCTTTTTGGAAATCCATCTGACTCCAGCCGCCGACGATTCGCAACCGGCAACGCTGCACTTCCGCTGGCGCGATGAACAGGGTGTGCTGCTGCACGAGACCAGCAAGTCGGCTCAATGA